Proteins encoded within one genomic window of Acidimicrobiales bacterium:
- a CDS encoding heme-binding beta-barrel domain-containing protein: MANEWGPLDALAGDWEGTGGLDTAYSNSKGEVIATPYLEKLTLKPFGPVDNGKQSLYGLDYKTAMWRDDEENPFHTEVGYWLWDSATNEVLRGFVVPRGITVLAGGTAAADAKSWTMHAKQGDPQYAIGENKYLAENAATVSYDLTITVNDDGTWSYEESTALRMFVMGGEVFAHTDANTLKRVG; encoded by the coding sequence ATGGCGAATGAATGGGGTCCTCTGGACGCACTGGCAGGCGATTGGGAAGGCACGGGCGGTCTCGACACCGCGTACTCCAACTCGAAGGGCGAGGTCATCGCCACGCCGTATCTCGAGAAGCTGACGCTCAAGCCGTTCGGCCCGGTTGACAACGGCAAGCAGTCGCTCTACGGCCTCGACTACAAGACGGCCATGTGGCGCGACGACGAGGAGAACCCGTTCCACACCGAGGTCGGCTACTGGCTGTGGGACTCGGCCACCAACGAAGTCCTGCGCGGCTTCGTCGTGCCCCGCGGCATCACGGTGCTGGCGGGCGGTACTGCGGCGGCCGACGCCAAGTCGTGGACGATGCACGCCAAGCAGGGCGACCCGCAGTACGCCATCGGCGAGAACAAGTACCTCGCCGAGAACGCGGCCACCGTCTCCTACGACCTCACGATCACGGTCAACGACGACGGCACGTGGAGCTACGAAGAGTCCACGGCGCTGCGCATGTTCGTGATGG